A genomic stretch from Anaerohalosphaeraceae bacterium includes:
- a CDS encoding response regulator, with translation MAKKVLIIDDDADFVESVENLLEARGYEVVSAANGKDGVEAAKKEKPNLIILDVMMTTKDEGFNVARKLNELEGVKGTPVVMVTGVRREMNLPFSFEPDQTWLPVKEVLEKPIKPETLLKAVADYIR, from the coding sequence ATGGCGAAAAAAGTACTGATTATCGATGATGATGCGGATTTTGTGGAAAGCGTTGAAAATCTGCTGGAAGCCCGCGGATATGAGGTGGTTTCAGCCGCAAACGGAAAGGACGGGGTCGAAGCTGCTAAAAAAGAAAAACCCAACCTGATTATTCTGGATGTGATGATGACAACCAAGGATGAGGGATTCAATGTGGCCCGCAAACTCAACGAATTGGAGGGAGTGAAAGGTACACCGGTTGTGATGGTGACGGGAGTGCGGCGGGAAATGAATCTGCCGTTCAGCTTTGAGCCCGATCAGACATGGCTGCCTGTCAAGGAAGTATTGGAAAAACCGATTAAGCCGGAGACCCTTCTGAAGGCCGTAGCGGACTATATTCGGTAA